One Pomacea canaliculata isolate SZHN2017 linkage group LG1, ASM307304v1, whole genome shotgun sequence genomic window, tttgagaatatggtataaacattacttttgataaaattaacatttttctaaatattttctaaatatttaattgccacattcacactgagtcgggggtaccatgtctgattttttatatctcctagaaatcttgagatcagtgcctctagtttacaaaaaatccaaaacctttggtatatgacttatggtattgtgtaaatttgtttttaaaatgcttgtacgttttgaaacaaaaacgttgattaaagtcacaattttcactttaggtactcaaaaacagttttaaagtgctatatttatgttattttgttactctatatttaaaaacccctaaagatatttaaaatatggattttaatttttggagtgtaccggtaaccttaaaacaaatctacattcttttagtccttcatggaattgaatttgaccagaactttggcctcgaagttgttgtctgtcaccctagtgcgcagcttttgtcatgataagtcctgccagactgaacaatctctcaacaattcttgcatttgaaactatacccacattctgtggcttcgcaaaatgtaaaaaaattcaaataaggctggaaattgatgggtacgtccatcttcgtttttcaaatcgctcccgccacatggacgacccggtacttccggttactgagcgtgcgagacacgtggtgtctggctgtcaacacaccgagcagtgagagcagtggctgtcgtcgtcttgctgacacgctgtcgacgaatggctacagctactccccatccctgcttGGCACCAACACCAGAAATGAAAATTATCGTAGAACCCTTATTACTTAATGTTTTTATCTACCATTCAAGTGTCTATAATACCTAACTCAAATcttaaaaagcaaaatgcaaaGCAAGGGAAGGTTACGCTGAAGTCACTTTGTTTTGTGATGTCTTTCTTGACTCTCAGCTATCCCATAATAGTAATATAATTTAAACTTTAAGTAATcacattattatgtattttttcagtGGCTCTTTTAAGTGCCCACATCCCCAAGTAAATCAAGATCACAATAAAACCCCTCCACATTAAACCAAACACAAGTGAAAATaccaaaatttttaataaacgTAAAGCTgtctttaatattaaaataaagaattatgtAAACTTACTCCTAAATTATCTCACCATTGTATTGGGCGTGACTACGTGTACATAACTGTCCTCTACCCAAGAAGTTGTGAATACTTTCTACGTCGATTGATCTTTGCTTGTCAACATCacattttggtttggtttgaAGATTTATGTTACTCCATCGGATTACATTTTGTTAGAATCTCCAGCGCCCTCGACCACAGTGACGGTGACTCTCATCTACACTCTGTTGGTTGTCTGTACCGATGACCAGGCTCGTGAGGTCAGCACACACCTGTTTACCCAGGTGCAGCGACTGGATGTAGACGGTGTGTGCGTGGATCTCGCGTGCTCCAACGTCCACGTGACGGCGTGGTGCGAGAGCTACACGGCCTACGTCATCAACAGCGAGATACGCTTCGACAACCTGCCGTGAGTGGTAGTTGTGCCCGCACTAACAGCACTATCAGGGACCTTAGTGTGCATTGACAGCATTACTAAATACATGTATTCTAATTTGTACTAACAGCACTATCAGGGACCTTAATGTGTATGTAAAGAACTATTAAACattccttttatctttttacagGACTGAACTGTCTACCCCAAACATAAGCCTGGTGCCACCCGAGGAGCTGTTGCTGCAGACTGCCATACACACCAATATCTTTGATCACGTgagtcaacacacacacacatgcatagcCTCACTTAACATGTGTATGCATAGTGCCAGACACCCGGCCACTCAAACAAAAGAAGTTGTTGTTTATTAAGTTTAACTgtttaggttaaaaaaaatagcagtgTATCGAAGAAAAAGACTCCATGTTGTTTATAGTTGCAGATACCTGGCACAGTTCTTCAGAAGAACAAGATCGCCACCAGTTCAAGGCAGACATGTCCTCCAGGCTTCGTTctctctgaaaatatttgtggtaAGGGATCAGATGGAGAAAAatgcttgtctttattttaatgtagaACACACTGGTCAACAAACATTATCGCAAGGTCAGACATTTATTTGAGTTAGAATACACCCTCGTTTGTAATCAGAACATTTGACGGAAATCCTTAGAAGGGTAAATGCGTATCTGACtacacaaaatatacagcaTCTACTCTCAATGTTTTGTACAGATTGTTGCTGTTAATAGGGAAATCCTCTCCTCGTGGACAGCCTATAATCacattatgttttgttgttatcaaCCACAAACTGCCGCAATGTCACTTCACTCACGGAAATCAAACACTGATGGCAAAAAGTGATCATAATATTGTAACATTGGCACGCCCTGGGTGTGACCTGCACACAGCAGTCTCCTCTCACAGGATGAGGAAGAACATCAACATTTGTGTGGAACGATCAGACACACCCGTTGGTGATTTTGTTCTTATCAAGGTCtctaacaaaatgtttgtaggaCCAACTTCGCTCTGGAATTCACTTTATAAAATCAGTTATTGTTTTACAGAATTCTCACGAACTGACATCTTTTGTCGAGTCCCGGGCATTCTCAGAGTATAAGGTTTCATAACACGATACACAATCATGAAATGGAAGATCATTCTGACTATAGTCTATCTGGTGGCTAACTGGGCACTGCCAGCATGTCTATCATTCGTTCATGAACAATGGTTATGGAGAAATAAAACCTTTTGTAATGTCATCGTCAAACATTATTCGATGTACGAGGTCcgactgtttatttattaattctttgtGCAAGAACACCAGATGTTCTCGCTGACCCATAGGTTTCCTATTTCTCTTTATGTTAATTGTGAGATTAGTGTAGTCAgacacttttcattttattacaatCAAGATCAAGGCAGAAACAAAATGTCTACTTACGATCACATCATGATTATTAGTAAACAAGAACTTCATCATCAAAACTAAAGATACTCAGGAGtcgataaacaaaaatacacaaacctATTTATAGGGCTTCAGTAGACCGTTATCACGATGCTCACATCTAACTGCTCGTCATCGGTCGTTGTCCCACAGTGCATGCGGACGATTACCTGACCCATCACCTCGGTGTCATTTTTGGCTGCGTCGTCGCTGTCGTCGTAGTCATTATCCTCTCAGTCGTCTTATACAAGTTAAGGGggtatgttttttatttactatctGGTTTTTATTTAGGCAAGTTGTCGTCTCAAGCCTACCGTTGATGCAAGAATCTGAATTTCTAAATATCTCTAAAAGCAAACCTCATTTAGTGCATTATTTTCTTACGTATATTCAAGCTTACTTATAGTTCATTATAACTTATTGTAATACCATGATGTAACGATGGAAAGACCGAGAGTCTCTTTATAAAGTGCACATAGAAAGGATTGGAGAGTGTGTATAGAGAGGTTTGATGAGGTTTCTTGAAGACGTATTTTCACAGGCTGTAACATAAGGGGCCATCTTGGTAGTCGAATATTTCTCACGGATGTTCTTGGGTAGAAACAGCCACAACCCTACATCAGAAAGTCAAGAGATCAGTTtcatcacaaaaattaaaatttgaaaccACCGCCAGCCGCTAAAATGGCGATCCTTGTACTTTCTACTGCATACTCCTTGTACCCGGTAAACACAAACTGTTCGGACACAAGCCCCTCTACTGGGTACGTGAGAATTAGGACAGATATACTCTCAATGTCACTGATTATTTACCTTACTTTGTCAATGTTGATGAAACAATGTATTCAAAGTTAACTATGTACAACCAAACCATAATTTGTTTCTTCCCACAGCAAAAGCAATATCTTGGTATCACTAGGACATTCCGCTGTAATGGAGAAGGAATACGGCATACTTAACCCTGGGTACGAAAACTTGGAGATGCGTGAAGTTGGAGGTCAAAAGGCCCCGGGGTGAGATATTTccaataaaaacattgaaatattaaGCGCCTCACATCTCAACCAATGTAAGACGCTCAGCGTTCACATCTGTATGTATAGAATGAGTACAGACTCtccataaaacaaaactttaacagttgctttttttcttcttcgatttgtctttcttcttaattgtatttcttaatttttggaAATGACCATCTCAGAAGAATGCTTTAAATccaaatttgtaaataattttgaaaagacTCGTGACAAAATGcttattcaaacaaataaagtgtttaGATGCTTCATGGATTGTTTTTCGGAGAAAAAGGAGATTATATTCAAAATAAGTTAAGAATTAGAAAACTGCAACAACTTtggaaaaacaaatttgcaGTGGGGTGGGTATTTATTCCCTTTGTATCAACTATTTCAGGACTCCACAGGCCaatgaagaacaagaactgtATGACATTATTCCAGAGGATGGATGTCCCCTCAGCACCTAATGAAGTACTGTGGACCTCACCCTCCTGAGactaaacaaaagcaaaagaacaCCCCTGTACATTATGATTTCCGAATATGAACTTATACATTGAAAATTGTCTTGGGGTATTGTCTCGAAGCATTGAGAGCAGGATAAAAGGAACCGTCAGTACTCATCGACACTTTGGAGCTGgagaatgaatttgtaagagaATAGCAGCTACTACTCTAAGAATCATGGTGCTTTTTCTTTACCCTGAGGACTTGATTTCACAGGCAAAATGGTAGAACTGCAACCATGGAAAACGCATCTTGAATCACAATAACAGCGACAATGTTACAGAGGAAGCTGTGGCTTGAACCTAACATTTTTCAGAGTTCAGTTCTCTGCACGTCCTTGTTAACTAACTCCGTGGACATCTCTTGCTAGTTGTCGTTCCACCAACTTGTTCGTCATACAGTTCATCAAGGCTGAAGGTGTCAACGCTCTTAAGCAAAGTACTCAGTTCACATGGACATATgtgctgatatatatatataagctattttatattatttgtgtaCATTGTTGATACAGCTACtccatttatcttttaatgttttcatatttttaataattattacaatataATCTTTACAATCTTGTTATAATGATTTACCTATACAGTTCCTTTTGTCATACCTGATAGAAAGTTGGTGGATAGTGCAACTTTTCCCACCTGCATGTATATAGTCCTCCTCCTACCCCAACCCCCGAAAACATGTTTCACACGTTTATCTCTGTGAGTGTAAACAATTTATCTGATCTACCGTTCATCTCATGAAGTCCTTTcaagttttgttcttttgaagAGCCAATCAGCCGGTCGTGGAGACCTTGGTTTGGCTGAGTAATATGTTAGAAGGGTTCAAAGAACTTTTCTGCGGCGTGTGTCGCTGATGTGCCAGTGTGAAGACAAGGGGACTCGATTGTATAAACTGTAGAGTTCTTTCGTTCAAATATCTTTGACTGTaaagactcagtttcttggagaggttggAACCGTAGATTTAGGATCCGAAACGAGCCATTGACATAGGCCTATGGGACTTATGCTTCATCGCTCAATTTAAGTGCTGGACAACCAACCATCTTCTTACCCTTAACACTAAGGCAACAATCAGAAGATACTTCAATTCATCCACACATGTGCACACCATTAACAAATGCgcacatttttcttaaataacttattttatttcttcattttctgttttcatgccAACCCGGTCATGAAgtgtacttttatttacaagatataATGACAAATCATGAATATCTACAACtttgtgaaaactttttttctatgtgTCTTGCAGGCATTCACACATTACCCAAACCATTTAACCTGACAATGAAGGTAGACACATTCCATCCAAACAGAGGAATCCCAACCATGGCCACATCTAAAAACAGTAAACGACTTAATTAACAAAGTAAGACGAAAGACATCACAGTACTTAAAGTGAACAATAATTTCAGGTGGAGCAAATCTGAACAGTGAGGGCAAGTGACATCTGTTAAAATCTCTTTTCTCACAtacgaaaaaaaacaaaaaaaataggCAAAATAAGTCAAGAACAGTTACAGCATGTAGAAACTTTACTGATGATGATCAACATCTCACATTATAATTCATATTTTCTGTTGACATAGGGGATTCTGGGAGGGGGAAAAagattaacaacaataataataatgtttacctACAGAGCACCTTTTCTCACCAACACAGGCAGGCTCAAGGCGCTTACATACGTGAagtcacacaagcacacaccaGCAGGCATCAAATGTATCCTACAAATTTATTCACCATCATTCTAATCAGAATTACTCCCTCAAGtctcctgctctctctctctcacacaacacacataggCTGGATGAAACAGTATATCTGGAGACAACCATGATGGCCTGggaaataaactttataatcaaTCTCTTTAACTCTCTTGCTTCTATCATCATTTGCATTAGTATTGCTTTAGTATTCGATGCATTTCACTCTCTCCTTATAGCAGGCCATATTTTGGCATTACAGGaaacataaaagataaatatgttTTAGAAGTGTTTTTCTTCACTAGAACTACATCAGAGGTTTCAGCCAtgatttttgttatctttgtactttgtgttagaatgttacagaTTGCCAATTTCTAACGCTGTTTTACTTAATAAGTTTAAtaaaattaacctaggctgaataaattaaaaatgaaaacaagtgcacttcataTTTTTGCAGACAGTCCGGTCCAAAGCCAGTGGTCCATAGTTTGCCCACACCTTGCTTAAAGTCATTTGATTGTTCGTTGTAGAACCAAAGTCAAGGAATGAAATAGACAGCCATAACTTCCGAAATTGAATGTGAAAGAGATTTAAACACATTGGTACAATGTGTCAAACTATGTAGACTTTAAGACTCCACTTTAAGAGGGTCTAAGAAGCTCTTGTACTCTAACCTTTAAATGCCAGACTTCCCAAATGTGCTGCAGTGAATTTCTACAGACTGCATGTTCTACAGTCTCTTCAGCAGTTATGCTTTTGTCTGTAAGAAATTATTATTGAGTCCttcctctctcttacacacaaaaTGACCATGAATTTCAATATCTTTTACAGAATACAATTCAGATATCCTATTTAAGAGTATTTACTGTAACTTTCATTGTGGATGAATGGAATGGCACAGAAAGGAAAACCAGGATGGTAATTTGTAGACCTATGCCAAAAAGACTTGACTGTGTATACTTGGAAGCTCtatcttgttaatattttttcctagCTGGTTTTCGAAAATATCAAGGCACCTGATTTTccaataaagcaaataaaaagccCTACTTATTTTGTCTATGTGTGCTTTAAGTTAATCTGCtggtacatgtatttgtgtagGAAGTTGGACGGAACAAAACATATCCCTACATGTATACTtgtatgcaaacacacacacacgctgtaTTATTGCATATCCACAGACTGGTACCCCTTCAGAAGGGATTCGCTACAAGTAAGAAACAAGACAGACAGCACATGTGCTAATGGTAACCAATCTTTCAAAGCATCAAAGGACCGACTCATGGTGAATGTAGGATACACTTGTGAGAAAAATGATTAACAATGATATACAGCATAACAATTAAACTGTGTAATAATCTTATCATTCCCTCACTAATATGTgcacatttgcacacacacacacacacaatcatacatgtacacacatacatattcttTCGAAAATTCACAAAATTGCACCCATGTGATGAAAATCTCACCATTTGATATGCAAATGCCTACAACAAATTTGGGGGGAAGTGTTGGGGGCAGGGgaatggggaaaaaagagacTGTGCTTGTGATTCAACATGCACAAACTTTCAGAATTTTATCATTCAGAATAATAACTACGTGCATCTGGAGTCACAAATTTATATTCAGTCTCCTAAAACCAAAGCCGGTATCATTATCAGAGAATATCTTAATATCTTTCTATGATATACTAAGTGACCTGAGTTCAGTCATACCATTTTAATCTGTAAGCCTATGAtgttaaaattttcaaataaaatgtagtttatataaaaaaaaaaaaatcacatataaTCCTCACAAAGTGCATCCAACAGCCTATGTTAGGTCTTCAAACACACTGTTGGCATGTACTGACTTGACCttgtttcacaatttttcaaTGTTAACAAAGAAGTGCTTGAAAGCAGTTGCAGTAAATTTTTACCTTATTAACAGTACTACAAAGTGTTCTGACTACTTTGCTATAAAGATTTTCAATGCATTCACAGACTGGGCTAACTTCCCTCACATTTCGGTGATATTAATAAGAATTCTGATAAAATGTTGGTGTTTTGGTCATTTAAACATCctcatattttgagaaaaagtCATATTTATAACactacaaacaataaatattgtcaataaagtagaaaatacacttattttgtgaagaaaacaaaacagtatgtaatttattttctactgTGAACATGCCACAAGTgtaaaatcacattttgttttgtttctatttaaCTCCTACATTGCACCAGTTAAGACCACCGACTCGCAGGCTACTTGGTTAGCCTCACAGTTTTGGCATTTTGatcatataataaagaaatggaaaatataTGCCTTGCCCATCATAATAAAGATGGCTTTCTCTGACTGCTAAGTAATCTTTGTATCGATAATTATACGCTAAGCTCCTAAATTAAAACTTGATACATGTTCAAGTGTTCACGGCTCTAAACATATTGTCTACCGCCATCAGAATGGCAGAGACAACTAATGATTATCCATGGCATGAGGCAAACTCCTAGAGGAGAAAGTGAGTCGGTGAAGAGTCATGCTTACAGTCCacatttccttttgtcttttgaAAGGCACTTGTTTGAGGTGGGTTTCCATGGTTTTACTTTACAGCTGCATTCATTCAAACATCAGCAGTTAATAGCTGGGGCACAATAACAGAATTCACAGACTGGAAAACAGAAAACTCAAGTGTATGCTAAAAGAGTTCTGACATATCTGCTATATGCTAAATTATGCCTgtcagaaagaacaaaagaatcCATTCCTGTGCTTCAGATATTCCTCCCACTAcccaccaccaacacaccaaCTTCTAATTATTCATTGTGAACAGACAAGTGACCTCTACAGATGTTCAAATTCTGCAAGGGAGCTAACCAAAACACCAAGTTCTTCCTTGTGGCCAATGGTAACAAGGAATTATAGTGATAAATCTCcttactttacttttttcataaCATCTGCAATTTTCTTGTGTAAACACCAGCGGCTTTGAGCATAACTTTTCCTCACTTTATCATCTTCAACTGCCTCTTTCCTGAAGAATAAGGTcaaaaatttcttatttgcaGAAACTCTTTCCCTCATGCAGCATTTCCTAGTGGACCTAGCTTCACAGCCCAAAGTAGGATGCAGATTTTTCTGGGAGGACTTCTCTGCCTACACTGCATGAGATTCACCTCAATGTTGCCTCAGTCCAACCGTTTGCTTATATGCAGGATAATCAAAAGCCACACTGTGGTCGTGTTCACCTCTGTGATCCATGACAGAATTGAAGTATTACTCCATAACGAACTATGcacactttcacacactctTCTCCAGATTCTCTATTTTCAAGTTTCTGTCTTCTTTGCGCTGTAACTGCCAAGAGTTCAGTAGCTGGAACAAAGTCTTTTTTACCCGCAAAATGGGCAGGCGTGCCTTTGGATTCTGTGCCCAGCACTCTTTCATCAACTTGGACATCTGGCTCATGAGCTGGTGAAACAATAGACAAACAAGTTCAGGAAGGAATCATATTTAGCACCCTATGATGATGCTAATAGTGTTTTTCTAAGTTATTTCAATTCTAAGCAGCTGCATGTGCTGTGTGTACAAATGAGGCCATGCTAAAATTATGTGCACATTAATACCTCCTAAATGCTTACATGTATCCATATACACAATGCAcactttttgtatattttaacaaatatttagcaAATATTTCAACAAGGCCTTTCATCCAATAATTTATCATGATGCATACTGACCAGGTCTGACGACCATCTGTTGGGAATGACAGGTCGTGTCTGGTCTATGACAACCactttcttcatgtcttcaaAGCTGGGATCGCTTGAGACACACTCATAGAATGGTGGCTTGTATTCTTCTGCATACTCTAAAGCCAGagaataaacagacatttaaaaatctgGATTCATGTCAAGAAATAATATAGGAGACAAAAACAAGTCTGCAATGTTTTCTCTTAAACCTGATTATTTGCACTCTGCCTAACAGTTCTCTACCCTAAAAATATCCTAGTCTTTAAACTAGACAAGTATCAAGTATAAAGCCCATGAAACCTGTATAAAAGTTTAACGAAGTTATCATACACGAATACAAGCAAGGCTTGAGATCCTACCTCCTGATCGTCGTGCTACTTCCCAGACGACAAGTCCAAAAGCGTAGACATCCACACACTTGAAAGAGTCAAAGAAATCAGGGTTCAGTGTTTCTGCCAAAAGCTCTGGAGCCATGTATCGTTTTGTACCAACCTGTAAGCAGccaaataacaaataaagcaTAGAAATAAATGGCTGATTTAAATAACCACTAAACAGACCAGCTCTGaatttgaaacatttacatcTTAGCCTCCCTTAGTGTGTAAAGGATCCAGATGCAAAGACTTCTATATgctaaaataatacattaaatTTCTGGCAGCTGTTTGTACATGATCTTATTCCAGCAGCAAATTCGTGGTTGAAGGCTGAATATTGATGCTttattacaatacaataaatTCTTGATTTTGCATTACAGGTCTAAAAAACACAACATCTATGAATTTTcatgaaataataaagttaGTATTTcaatatgaatatttaaaagcatATTTAAATCAGCACAAAACTGACAAGATGTCAAATATACATCACAGAATGCCATGCCCCAAGGACCTTTGTCTCACCTTCTGGTTATGACCCAAGTCCAGAACATTCTCCTGCTGGCGGTGAATGACAGCCAGTCCAAGGTCTCCAATGCAACACGTCATGTTCGTCTTGACCAGAATGTTCTTGGTTTTCATGTCCCTGTGTGCGATGGCAGGTTTGCCTCTGTTGCCTATGATTTCCGTGTGGAGGTGCGAGAGACCTGCTGCCGCAGAGTGCACAAGACTGAGCATTTGCTCGTAATCTAATGTGGTTTTCTGCAGAAAGTCATACAGGGAGCCATAAGGGTGGTAGTGGGTGATCAGCCACAGCTGCGTGCATGAATGCCGGGATGTCATATCCGAGCCATAATATCCAAGGATGTTCTCATGCCGCAAAAGGCACATGTTGTAGATTTCTGTCTCACGTGACCAGCTTGGTTCGTCTcgagatgaaaatattttcacagcaaCATCTTCGTCATGGTATCGCCCTCGCCATACTTCACCATATCTTCCTTTACCTGTAGTAGAGCCAATATCAATTACTATTTTGCTGATTAACAAGGAGATAGGCAGCAAACACTATGTCAAcaaatttttccttttcaagataaaaatttttattatgttctTTTGCTAAAATCTAAACAGAGGTAGTGAAATCATGTAGACAATCCCTGACAatgtcaaacacaaacacaataatatcACTATGTCATAAAAAAGGTTATGAAAATAATATGAGAGCTGGATCAAAAATGCAGCAAGCTGAAGCCATGTCTTCAGATAAAAAAagtagttacttcccttactcTAGCTACTGCTAGATCATGTTGGTCAGTAAATCCACAACTAAGCCCTGTCATCTTCACATTATTTAGAGAAAAGTGTATTATGTATCTTTCACAAATGCTTACCTATACACTCCACAAGGCACACCTGCTTTGCTACAGTTCTCTGCACTAGCTGGGGGAGGCCACTCCCACTGCCAGATGTACAAGAATGATCAAGAAGTTCCTGGAACAACAGCACAAGCAAAGCTTCATCAAATACCTTAAAACCACTCTGTTTAGCTACCTGCAATTAATCTACAAGCAGCATATCTATCAGTCCATCCTTCTATCAGTCTCACAGGTGAAAGACATGCCCAGAGTCTAATACAAGTTTTACTTGGTTTAGCATCTGCTACACAACACCTCATGTAGGAACATGCAATCTTTATcatgcagtttttttctgtaatgaaTAGTTGTCAGTAACCTGACTACAGGCTACAAGCACGGAACCAGGTCTTATTCTGTGCCTCCCAAATTCGGTACAGACAAATTAAAACTGACCACCTATGAAAGCATTGCTGCAAATCATCAGTCCAATAATTTTTGCCAGGACATTTAATGGCTAGAACCATGCTACCGGTATCATAAATGCTTCCACAGAGGCcctcacctccaccaccaccattcaGCCATCTTTAACTTGGGTGGAAGATGCTAAACAGCAGCAGCCATGTAAACTGGGCCAGGTGTTGTCACACAACACAAACCTGTACTCAACCCTTCGCTAAACAAGACCATTAACACTCAGATTTCACTCAAGCATTCTGTAGAAAACAAGCTTTTATTCCCTTCAATCCATCCTCAACTCCAGTCACTATTTTGAAATTACTGCCTTTTCTGCAGGTGGTGGAGTTGTGGTCAAATGTCATTCAGAGCCCCTCGCTCCCCACCACCCACAaaattcctctgtgtgtgtgtgatgattaCGACTTCCGATGCCTGGGTGATGTCGGGAAAGGATGCTCTACTTTATGTAAATGCCACACACGGAACGGCGGAGTCTGGCGCTCTTTCCGCAAGAAATGCCTTACACCTGCGCTATTCTCGTGGCCTGAATTTAA contains:
- the LOC112568636 gene encoding activin receptor type-1-like; translated protein: MAQAVALWLFLTGNFLSYGNPLPSQNSSVPLFSCACDDCPDSTCETASKCYTVAYKEDNGEEQYWRGCFEEDSSQMSCKIENLEYKLALAIECCTGQLCNSDRRPQIPHEEPYSEHNMQEFWPIVIAVVVPIVIVSMLIGIISLSCRHFHKRRMDALLVQERRLLDEDGLRVQHVGESTLQELLDHSCTSGSGSGLPQLVQRTVAKQVCLVECIGKGRYGEVWRGRYHDEDVAVKIFSSRDEPSWSRETEIYNMCLLRHENILGYYGSDMTSRHSCTQLWLITHYHPYGSLYDFLQKTTLDYEQMLSLVHSAAAGLSHLHTEIIGNRGKPAIAHRDMKTKNILVKTNMTCCIGDLGLAVIHRQQENVLDLGHNQKVGTKRYMAPELLAETLNPDFFDSFKCVDVYAFGLVVWEVARRSGEYAEEYKPPFYECVSSDPSFEDMKKVVVIDQTRPVIPNRWSSDLLMSQMSKLMKECWAQNPKARLPILRVKKTLFQLLNSWQLQRKEDRNLKIENLEKSV